A genomic segment from Myxocyprinus asiaticus isolate MX2 ecotype Aquarium Trade chromosome 36, UBuf_Myxa_2, whole genome shotgun sequence encodes:
- the LOC127426884 gene encoding monocarboxylate transporter 4-like produces the protein MGGVVVDTGNSGVKAPDGGWGWAILFGCFVITGFSYAFPKAVSVFFKELIREFGVGYSDTAWISSILLAMLYGTGPLCSILVNRFGCRPVMMVGGLFASLGMIMASFATNIIHIYLSTGVITGLGLALNFQPSLIMLNRYFSEKRPLANGLAAAGSPVALCCLSPLGQILQYKYGWRGGFLILGGLLLNCCACGALMRPLIAPKKKNEVEEKEKEAKPQAKPKLLDFTVFRDRGFVIYTVAAAIMVLGLFVPPVFVVSYAKELGNEDTKSSLLLTILGFIDIFARPTCGIIAGLKWVRPRCVYLFSFAMIFNGTTDLVGSLAKDYSSLVVFCIFFGISYGMVGALQFEVLMAIVGTEKFSSAIGLVLLIEAIAVLVGPPGAGRLLDATKNYMYVFLLAGCEVVLSALVLAICNLLFIKKPQQPDPSAKMEMAITEAEMEELNKIQHEEQDNGGGSGETTKEQVEQSVKETTTKSEDTKVKEPESVGVDSIELETIPKKVMEANGVVVEPESSL, from the exons ATGGGTGGAGTGGTAGTGGACACTGGCAACAGTGGGGTCAAGGCACCTGATGGAGGATGGGGTTGGGCTATCCTTTTTGGCTGCTTTGTCATCACTGGCTTCTCCTACGCCTTCCCCAAAGCAGTCAGCGTCTTCTTCAAAGAGCTCATCAGGGAGTTTGGAGTGGGCTACAGTGACACTGCTTGGATTTCCTCCATTCTTCTAGCAATGCTTTACGGCACAG GGCCACTGTGTAGCATCTTGGTGAACCGGTTTGGCTGTCGCCCTGTGATGATGGTGGGTGGCCTTTTTGCCTCCTTGGGTATGATCATGGCTTCCTTTGCAACCAACATCATCCACATCTATCTCAGCACAGGGGTCATAACAG GTTTGGGTCTTGCCTTGAACTTTCAACCATCCCTCATCATGCTGAACAGATACTTCAGTGAGAAACGGCCCTTGGCTAATGGGCTCGCTGCAGCTGGAAGTCCCGTGGCTCTATGCTGTTTGTCTCCTCTTGGCCAGATACTTCAGTACAAGTATGGTTGGCGAGGAGGCTTCCTCATCCTTGGAGGCTTGCTGCTAAACTGCTGTGCCTGTGGGGCTCTCATGAGGCCCTTGATTGCTCCAAAAAAGAAGAATGAGgtggaagaaaaagaaaaggaagcgAAACCTCAAGCGAAACCCAAGTTGCTTGATTTTACCGTCTTCAGAGATCGTGGCTTTGTGATTTACACTGTGGCTGCGGCCATTATGGTGCTAGGTCTATTTGTGCCTCCTGTGTTTGTGGTAAGCTATGCCAAGGAATTGGGGAATGAGGACACAAAGTCTTCCTTGCTGCTCACCATACTGGGGTTCATCGATATCTTTGCCCGGCCCACATGCGGTATCATCGCTGGGCTCAAGTGGGTGCGTCCACGATGTGTCTACCTCTTCAGTTTCGCTATGATCTTCAATGGTACCACCGATCTTGTTGGCTCTCTGGCCAAAGACTACTCCTCTCTTGTGGTGTTCTGCATCTTCTTTGGTATCTCCTACGGCATGGTTGGAGCCTTGCAGTTTGAAGTGCTGATGGCCATTGTGGGAACAGAGAAGTTCTCCAGTGCTATTGGCTTGGTGCTGTTGATTGAAGCCATTGCTGTGTTGGTGGGACCACCTGGAGCag GTCGCCTTCTGGATGCCACAAAGAACTACATGTACGTCTTCCTGCTGGCAGGCTGTGAGGTGGTCCTCTCGGCCCTTGTGCTGGCCATCTGTAACTTGCTCTTCATCAAGAAGCCCCAACAGCCTGACCCTTCAGCCAAGATGGAGATGGCCATTACTGAGGCAGAAATGGAGGAGCTCAACAAAATACAACATGAGGAGCAAGACAATGGAGGTGGTTCTGGTGAGACTACGAAGGAGCAAGTCGAACAAAGCGTTAAGGAAACAACTACAAAGTCTGAGGATACAAAGGTTAAAGAGCCTGAGAGCGTAGGGGTGGACTCGATAGAGCTTGAGACCATTCCCAAAAAGGTGATGGAAGCAAATGGTGTTGTAGTTGAACCTGAATCCTCCCTGTAA
- the LOC127426892 gene encoding casein kinase I-like, which produces MELRVGNRYRLGRKIGSGSFGDIYLGTDISVGEEVAIKLECVKTKHPQLHIESKIYKMMQGGVGIPTIKWCGAEGDYNVMVMELLGPSLEDLFNFCSRKFSLKTVLLLADQMISRIEYIHSKNFIHRDVKPDNFLMGLGKKGNLVYIIDFGLAKKYRDARTHQHIPYRENKNLTGTARYASINTHLGIEQSRRDDLESLGYVLMYFNLGSLPWQGLKAATKRQKYERISEKKMSTPIEVLCKGYPSEFATYLNFCRSLRFDDKPDYSYLRQLFRNLFHRQGFSYDYVFDWNMLKFGANRTAEEAERERRERDERMRHSRNPAARGIPAASGRPRLTQDGAPPTPLTPTSHTANTSSPRPVTGMERERKVSMRLHRGAPVNVSSSDLTGRQDTSRMSTSQNSIPFDHHGK; this is translated from the exons ATGGAGCTACGAGTTGGGAACAGATACAGACTGGGCAGAAAAATCGGAAGTGGATCATTTGGAGACATTTATTTGG GCACAGACATTTCAGTTGGAGAGGAAGTGGCCATCAAACTGGAATGTGTGAAGACAAAGCACCCACAGCTCCACATCGAGAGCAAGATTTACAAGATGATGCAGGGTGGAG TTGGCATCCCTACCATAAAGTGGTGTGGTGCAGAAGGAGACTATAATGTGATGGTGATGGAGCTACTGGGTCCCAGCCTGGAGGACCTCTTCAATTTCTGCTCCAGGAAGTTCAGCTTAAAGACTGTCCTGCTGCTGGCTGATCAGATG ATCAGCCGTATAGAGTACATCCACTCCAAGAACTTCATTCACAGAGATGTGAAGCCTGATAACTTTCTGATGGGCCTGGGGAAGAAAGGCAACCTGGTCTACATCATTGACTTCGGACTGGCCAAGAAATACCGTGATGCACGGACGCACCAGCACATTCCCTATAGAGAGAACAAGAACCTGACTGGCACTGCACGCTATGCATCTATCAACACACACCTTGGCATTG AGCAGTCTCGGCGTGATGACCTGGAGTCTCTCGGCTATGTGCTGATGTATTTTAACTTGGGCTCATTGCCATGGCAGGGACTGAAGGCCGCCACCAAGAGACAGAAATACGAGCGTATCAGCGAGAAGAAAATGTCCACCCCCATTGAAGTTCTCTGCAAGGGCTATCCAT CTGAATTTGCCACGTACCTCAACTTCTGTCGATCACTGCGATTTGATGACAAGCCGGATTATTCATACTTGAGGCAGCTCTTTAGGAATCTGTTCCACAGACAAGGCTTTTCCTACGACTACGTGTTTGACTGGAACATGCTCAAGTTT GGCGCAAACCGTACAGCAGAGGAGGCAGAGCGTGAGAGGAGAGAGCGGGATGAGCGGATGAGGCACAGCAGGAATCCTGCCGCTCGAGGCATCCCAGCAGCCTCGGGCAGACCCCGCCTCACACAGGACGGCGCTCCGCCCACCCCCCTCACGCCCACCTCTCACACAG CAAACACATCCTCACCGAGACCAGTCACTGGTATGGAGCGCGAAAGGAAGGTCAGCATGCGGCTTCATCGTGGCGCCCCAGTGAATGTGTCATCCTCGGACCTGACGGGACGGCAAGACACTTCCCGCATGTCCACATCACAG aatagcattcccTTCGATCACCACGGCAAGTAG